One part of the Haliotis asinina isolate JCU_RB_2024 chromosome 2, JCU_Hal_asi_v2, whole genome shotgun sequence genome encodes these proteins:
- the LOC137274124 gene encoding carbonyl reductase [NADPH] 1-like, protein MASSRKVAVVTGSNKGIGFAIVRALCKSYDGDIFLTSRDEGRGQAAIADLNKEGLQPKFHQLDINDRSSIERLKSFLQTTYGGLDVLVNNAAIAYKNADPAPFSEQAEVTCKTNFWATLDVCSILFPLLRPHSRVVNVSSFASQMALQKCSPAIQRRFTDPSLKMEDLEQIMCEFVDAAKMGKHQDIGFPNSAYGMSKVAVTVMTFIQDRKISKDSREDIVINACCPGYVDTDMSSHKGPKTIDQGADTPVYLALLPPNTTSPKGDFVSDRAIQKWG, encoded by the exons ATGGCAAGTAGTAGAAAGGTTGCAGTA GTAACCGGCTCCAATAAGGGTATTGGTTTCGCCATTGTTAGAGCATTGTGTAAGAGCTATGACGGAGACATCTTCCTTACAT CTCGGGATGAAGGTCGTGGCCAGGCTGCCATTGCTGACCTGAACAAGGAAGGCCTACAACCCAAGTTCCACCAGCTGGACATCAATGACCGGTCAAGCATAGAGCGGTTGAAGTCCTTCCTACAGACCACCTATGGGGGACTGGATGTTCTGGTCAACAATGCTGCAATTGCATACAAG AATGCAGATCCAGCGCCTTTCTCAGAGCAAGCTGAAGTTACGTGTAAAACCAATTTCTGGGCCACCCTCGATGTCTGCTCTATCCTGTTCCCTCTGCTCAGGCCTCATTCCAG GGTTGTGAATGTCTCCAGCTTCGCATCTCAAATGGCGCTCCAGAAATGCTCTCCAGCCATTCAACGACGTTTTACGGACCCCAGCCTGAAAATGGAAGATCTCGAGCAGATCATGTGCGAGTTTGTAGA TGCTGCCAAGATGGGCAAACACCAGGACATAGGCTTCCCCAACAGTGCTTATGGAATGTCTAAGGTTGCAGTCACTGTGATGACCTTCATCCAGGATAGAAAAATCAGCAAGGACTCGAGAGAGGACATCGTCATAAATGCG TGCTGTCCGGGCTATGTGGATACAGACATGTCGAGTCACAAAGGGCCAAAGACCATCGATCAAG GTGCAGACACCCCAGTCTATCTGGCTCTCCTTCCTCCAAATACCACGTCTCCAAAAGGAGACTTCGTCTCTGATAGAGCCATTCAAAAGTGGGGATAA